From the genome of Glycine max cultivar Williams 82 chromosome 2, Glycine_max_v4.0, whole genome shotgun sequence, one region includes:
- the LOC100816928 gene encoding cytokinin riboside 5'-monophosphate phosphoribohydrolase LOG7, translating to MEETKSKFKRICVYCGSSSGNKASYQEAAVELGKEMVERRIDLVYGGGSVGLMGLVSQAVHDGGRHVLGVIPKSLMPREITGDPIGEVRAVSDMHQRKAEMARQADAFIALPGGYGTLEELLEIITWAQLGIHSKPVGLLNVEGFYNSLLSFIDKAVDEGFISPKARRIIVSAPTAKDLVRELEEHVPERDEVVSKLVWEDRLNYVVPESEVAM from the exons ATGGAAGAGACCAAATCCAAGTTCAAGAGGATTTGTGTGTACTGTGGAAGCAGTTCTGGTAACAAAGCCAGTTACCAAGAAGCTGCTGTGGAACTTGGCAAGGAGAtg GTTGAGAGAAGAATTGATTTGGTCTATGGAGGTGGTAGCGTGGGCTTGATGGGTCTAGTTTCTCAGGCAGTTCATGATGGTGGGCGCCATGTTCTGGG CGTTATCCCAAAAAGCCTCATGCCAAGAGAG ATAACTGGTGATCCTATTGGGGAAGTGAGAGCAGTATCCGATATGCATCAAAGAAAAGCTGAGATGGCTCGTCAAGCTGATGCATTCATTGCCCTTCCTG GGGGATATGGAACACTCGAAGAACTGCTTGAAATCATTACATGGGCTCAGCTTGGGATCCACAGCAAACCG GTGGGCCTATTGAATGTGGAAGGATTTTACAATTCCTTGTTGTCTTTCATTGACAAGGCCGTTGATGAAGGCTTTATTTCACCAAAAGCACGTCGCATTATCGTGTCAGCACCCACAGCCAAAGATTTGGTTAGAGAGCTAGAG GAACATGTACCTGAGAGAGATGAAGTTGTATCCAAGTTGGTGTGGGAAGACAGGCTAAATTATGTGGTGCCTGAATCAGAAGTTGCCATGTGA